A region of Chloroflexota bacterium DNA encodes the following proteins:
- a CDS encoding type II toxin-antitoxin system HicB family antitoxin — protein MQKATRRKTHRRRPAREFTFVIERDEDGWFVGTVPQLRGCYTQARSIDELTSRIKEMIALCLEEEKPAEPKSTLEFVGLQRVAV, from the coding sequence ATGCAAAAAGCCACTAGACGAAAGACACATCGTCGTCGCCCAGCACGTGAGTTCACATTCGTCATCGAACGCGACGAAGATGGATGGTTCGTTGGAACCGTTCCGCAATTGCGAGGATGTTACACACAAGCACGGTCAATAGACGAATTGACTTCTCGCATCAAAGAGATGATTGCGCTTTGCCTTGAAGAAGAAAAGCCCGCTGAACCCAAAAGCACTCTCGAATTTGTGGGCTTGCAACGAGTTGCTGTATGA